One Choloepus didactylus isolate mChoDid1 chromosome 8, mChoDid1.pri, whole genome shotgun sequence DNA window includes the following coding sequences:
- the ANKRD16 gene encoding ankyrin repeat domain-containing protein 16 isoform X3, with protein MAVPGDRQEAAAAARVPEPCPKRLFRLVQDGRLRALRDELQRVGGWAAGAGCPGPAGDTLLHCAARHGHRDILAYLAEAWGMDIEASNRDYKRPLHEAASMGHRDCVRYLLGRGAAVDCLKKADWTPLMMACARKNLEVIQDLVEHGANPLLQNKDGWNSFHIASREGDPEILQYLLSVSPAAWKTESKIRRTPLHTAAMHGCLEAVKVLLNSLGSRCEYEPDCRDKCGVTPFMDAIQCGHVNIARLLLATQKASFSAVDTLGAQAVHRAAVTGQNEALRFLVSDLSIDVDVRTPAGLTALHFAAKEGHTSTVQTLLSLGADINSKDERNRSALHLACAGQHSACVEFLLQSGLKDSPDVSGTLAQQLTKRTDILQCFDRTVAT; from the exons ATGGCCGTGCCCGGGGATCGCCAGGAGGCCGCAGCGGCCGCGCGGGTGCCGGAGCCGTGTCCCAAGCGGCTGTTCCGGCTGGTGCAGGACGGCCGGCTGCGCGCGCTGCGGGACGAGCTGCAGAGGGTGGGAGGCTGGGCTGCGGGGGCCGGCTGTCCGGGGCCGGCCGGAGACACCCTCCTGCACTGCGCCGCCCGCCACGGGCACCGGGACATCCTGGCCTACCTGGCCGAGGCCTGGGGGATGGACATCGAGGCCTCCAACCGAGACTACAAGCGGCCTCTGCACGAGGCTGCCTCCATGGGCCACCGGGATTGCGTGCGCTACCTGCTGGGCCGAGGAGCCGCCGTTGACTGCCTGAAGAAGGCGGACTG GACGCCTCTGATGATGGCTTGCGCAAGGAAGAATCTCGAGGTGATCCAAGACCTTGTGGAGCACGGCGCCAATCCACTCCTGCAAAACAAAGATGGCTGGAATAGCTTCCATATTGCCAGCCGAGAAGGTGACCCAGAGATCCTCCAGTACCTGCTCAGTGTTTCCCCAGCGGCCTGGAAGACAGAAAGCAAAATCAGAAGGACTCCTCTGCACACTGCAG CAATGCATGGATGTTTAGAGGCAGTAAAGGTGCTTCTTaacag CTTGGGTTCCAGGTGCGAGTATGAACCAGACTGCAGGGACAAATGTGGCGTGACCCCCTTTATGGACGCCATACAGTGTGGCCATGTCAACATCGCCAGGCTGCTCCTTGCAACACAGAAG GCTTCCTTTTCAGCCGTGGATACCCTGGGAGCCCAGGCTGTGCACAGGGCAGCCGTCACAGGGCAGAACGAAGCCCTCCGATTCCTGGTCTCCGACCTCAGCATCGACGTGGATGTGAGAACGCCTGCCGGCCTCACGGCACTGCATTTCGCAGCTAAG GAAGGGCATACAAGCACAGTTCAGACTCTCTTATCCTTGGGTGCTGATATCAACTCTAAAGATGAAAGAAATCGATCAG CCCTGCACCTGGCCTGCGCCGGTCAGCACTCGGCTTGCGTTGAGTTTCTTCTGCAGTCTGGACTGAAGGATTCTCCAGATGTATCAGGCACCCTGGCTCAGCAGCTCACAAAGAGAACCGACATCCTTCAGTGCTTTGACCGAACAGTAGCAACGTAG
- the ANKRD16 gene encoding ankyrin repeat domain-containing protein 16 isoform X5: MAVPGDRQEAAAAARVPEPCPKRLFRLVQDGRLRALRDELQRVGGWAAGAGCPGPAGDTLLHCAARHGHRDILAYLAEAWGMDIEASNRDYKRPLHEAASMGHRDCVRYLLGRGAAVDCLKKADWTPLMMACARKNLEVIQDLVEHGANPLLQNKDGWNSFHIASREGDPEILQYLLSVSPAAWKTESKIRRTPLHTAGNTSAPNLITPSAMHGCLEAVKVLLNSLGSRCEYEPDCRDKCGVTPFMDAIQCGHVNIARLLLATQKEGHTSTVQTLLSLGADINSKDERNRSALHLACAGQHSACVEFLLQSGLKDSPDVSGTLAQQLTKRTDILQCFDRTVAT, translated from the exons ATGGCCGTGCCCGGGGATCGCCAGGAGGCCGCAGCGGCCGCGCGGGTGCCGGAGCCGTGTCCCAAGCGGCTGTTCCGGCTGGTGCAGGACGGCCGGCTGCGCGCGCTGCGGGACGAGCTGCAGAGGGTGGGAGGCTGGGCTGCGGGGGCCGGCTGTCCGGGGCCGGCCGGAGACACCCTCCTGCACTGCGCCGCCCGCCACGGGCACCGGGACATCCTGGCCTACCTGGCCGAGGCCTGGGGGATGGACATCGAGGCCTCCAACCGAGACTACAAGCGGCCTCTGCACGAGGCTGCCTCCATGGGCCACCGGGATTGCGTGCGCTACCTGCTGGGCCGAGGAGCCGCCGTTGACTGCCTGAAGAAGGCGGACTG GACGCCTCTGATGATGGCTTGCGCAAGGAAGAATCTCGAGGTGATCCAAGACCTTGTGGAGCACGGCGCCAATCCACTCCTGCAAAACAAAGATGGCTGGAATAGCTTCCATATTGCCAGCCGAGAAGGTGACCCAGAGATCCTCCAGTACCTGCTCAGTGTTTCCCCAGCGGCCTGGAAGACAGAAAGCAAAATCAGAAGGACTCCTCTGCACACTGCAG gCAATACCAGTGCTCCTAATTTAATTACTCCATCTG CAATGCATGGATGTTTAGAGGCAGTAAAGGTGCTTCTTaacag CTTGGGTTCCAGGTGCGAGTATGAACCAGACTGCAGGGACAAATGTGGCGTGACCCCCTTTATGGACGCCATACAGTGTGGCCATGTCAACATCGCCAGGCTGCTCCTTGCAACACAGAAG GAAGGGCATACAAGCACAGTTCAGACTCTCTTATCCTTGGGTGCTGATATCAACTCTAAAGATGAAAGAAATCGATCAG CCCTGCACCTGGCCTGCGCCGGTCAGCACTCGGCTTGCGTTGAGTTTCTTCTGCAGTCTGGACTGAAGGATTCTCCAGATGTATCAGGCACCCTGGCTCAGCAGCTCACAAAGAGAACCGACATCCTTCAGTGCTTTGACCGAACAGTAGCAACGTAG
- the ANKRD16 gene encoding ankyrin repeat domain-containing protein 16 isoform X4 — protein sequence MAVPGDRQEAAAAARVPEPCPKRLFRLVQDGRLRALRDELQRVGGWAAGAGCPGPAGDTLLHCAARHGHRDILAYLAEAWGMDIEASNRDYKRPLHEAASMGHRDCVRYLLGRGAAVDCLKKADWTPLMMACARKNLEVIQDLVEHGANPLLQNKDGWNSFHIASREGDPEILQYLLSVSPAAWKTESKIRRTPLHTAAMHGCLEAVKVLLNRCEYEPDCRDKCGVTPFMDAIQCGHVNIARLLLATQKASFSAVDTLGAQAVHRAAVTGQNEALRFLVSDLSIDVDVRTPAGLTALHFAAKEGHTSTVQTLLSLGADINSKDERNRSALHLACAGQHSACVEFLLQSGLKDSPDVSGTLAQQLTKRTDILQCFDRTVAT from the exons ATGGCCGTGCCCGGGGATCGCCAGGAGGCCGCAGCGGCCGCGCGGGTGCCGGAGCCGTGTCCCAAGCGGCTGTTCCGGCTGGTGCAGGACGGCCGGCTGCGCGCGCTGCGGGACGAGCTGCAGAGGGTGGGAGGCTGGGCTGCGGGGGCCGGCTGTCCGGGGCCGGCCGGAGACACCCTCCTGCACTGCGCCGCCCGCCACGGGCACCGGGACATCCTGGCCTACCTGGCCGAGGCCTGGGGGATGGACATCGAGGCCTCCAACCGAGACTACAAGCGGCCTCTGCACGAGGCTGCCTCCATGGGCCACCGGGATTGCGTGCGCTACCTGCTGGGCCGAGGAGCCGCCGTTGACTGCCTGAAGAAGGCGGACTG GACGCCTCTGATGATGGCTTGCGCAAGGAAGAATCTCGAGGTGATCCAAGACCTTGTGGAGCACGGCGCCAATCCACTCCTGCAAAACAAAGATGGCTGGAATAGCTTCCATATTGCCAGCCGAGAAGGTGACCCAGAGATCCTCCAGTACCTGCTCAGTGTTTCCCCAGCGGCCTGGAAGACAGAAAGCAAAATCAGAAGGACTCCTCTGCACACTGCAG CAATGCATGGATGTTTAGAGGCAGTAAAGGTGCTTCTTaacag GTGCGAGTATGAACCAGACTGCAGGGACAAATGTGGCGTGACCCCCTTTATGGACGCCATACAGTGTGGCCATGTCAACATCGCCAGGCTGCTCCTTGCAACACAGAAG GCTTCCTTTTCAGCCGTGGATACCCTGGGAGCCCAGGCTGTGCACAGGGCAGCCGTCACAGGGCAGAACGAAGCCCTCCGATTCCTGGTCTCCGACCTCAGCATCGACGTGGATGTGAGAACGCCTGCCGGCCTCACGGCACTGCATTTCGCAGCTAAG GAAGGGCATACAAGCACAGTTCAGACTCTCTTATCCTTGGGTGCTGATATCAACTCTAAAGATGAAAGAAATCGATCAG CCCTGCACCTGGCCTGCGCCGGTCAGCACTCGGCTTGCGTTGAGTTTCTTCTGCAGTCTGGACTGAAGGATTCTCCAGATGTATCAGGCACCCTGGCTCAGCAGCTCACAAAGAGAACCGACATCCTTCAGTGCTTTGACCGAACAGTAGCAACGTAG
- the ANKRD16 gene encoding ankyrin repeat domain-containing protein 16 isoform X1 has product MAVPGDRQEAAAAARVPEPCPKRLFRLVQDGRLRALRDELQRVGGWAAGAGCPGPAGDTLLHCAARHGHRDILAYLAEAWGMDIEASNRDYKRPLHEAASMGHRDCVRYLLGRGAAVDCLKKADWTPLMMACARKNLEVIQDLVEHGANPLLQNKDGWNSFHIASREGDPEILQYLLSVSPAAWKTESKIRRTPLHTAGNTSAPNLITPSAMHGCLEAVKVLLNSLGSRCEYEPDCRDKCGVTPFMDAIQCGHVNIARLLLATQKASFSAVDTLGAQAVHRAAVTGQNEALRFLVSDLSIDVDVRTPAGLTALHFAAKEGHTSTVQTLLSLGADINSKDERNRSALHLACAGQHSACVEFLLQSGLKDSPDVSGTLAQQLTKRTDILQCFDRTVAT; this is encoded by the exons ATGGCCGTGCCCGGGGATCGCCAGGAGGCCGCAGCGGCCGCGCGGGTGCCGGAGCCGTGTCCCAAGCGGCTGTTCCGGCTGGTGCAGGACGGCCGGCTGCGCGCGCTGCGGGACGAGCTGCAGAGGGTGGGAGGCTGGGCTGCGGGGGCCGGCTGTCCGGGGCCGGCCGGAGACACCCTCCTGCACTGCGCCGCCCGCCACGGGCACCGGGACATCCTGGCCTACCTGGCCGAGGCCTGGGGGATGGACATCGAGGCCTCCAACCGAGACTACAAGCGGCCTCTGCACGAGGCTGCCTCCATGGGCCACCGGGATTGCGTGCGCTACCTGCTGGGCCGAGGAGCCGCCGTTGACTGCCTGAAGAAGGCGGACTG GACGCCTCTGATGATGGCTTGCGCAAGGAAGAATCTCGAGGTGATCCAAGACCTTGTGGAGCACGGCGCCAATCCACTCCTGCAAAACAAAGATGGCTGGAATAGCTTCCATATTGCCAGCCGAGAAGGTGACCCAGAGATCCTCCAGTACCTGCTCAGTGTTTCCCCAGCGGCCTGGAAGACAGAAAGCAAAATCAGAAGGACTCCTCTGCACACTGCAG gCAATACCAGTGCTCCTAATTTAATTACTCCATCTG CAATGCATGGATGTTTAGAGGCAGTAAAGGTGCTTCTTaacag CTTGGGTTCCAGGTGCGAGTATGAACCAGACTGCAGGGACAAATGTGGCGTGACCCCCTTTATGGACGCCATACAGTGTGGCCATGTCAACATCGCCAGGCTGCTCCTTGCAACACAGAAG GCTTCCTTTTCAGCCGTGGATACCCTGGGAGCCCAGGCTGTGCACAGGGCAGCCGTCACAGGGCAGAACGAAGCCCTCCGATTCCTGGTCTCCGACCTCAGCATCGACGTGGATGTGAGAACGCCTGCCGGCCTCACGGCACTGCATTTCGCAGCTAAG GAAGGGCATACAAGCACAGTTCAGACTCTCTTATCCTTGGGTGCTGATATCAACTCTAAAGATGAAAGAAATCGATCAG CCCTGCACCTGGCCTGCGCCGGTCAGCACTCGGCTTGCGTTGAGTTTCTTCTGCAGTCTGGACTGAAGGATTCTCCAGATGTATCAGGCACCCTGGCTCAGCAGCTCACAAAGAGAACCGACATCCTTCAGTGCTTTGACCGAACAGTAGCAACGTAG
- the ANKRD16 gene encoding ankyrin repeat domain-containing protein 16 isoform X6, with protein sequence MAVPGDRQEAAAAARVPEPCPKRLFRLVQDGRLRALRDELQRVGGWAAGAGCPGPAGDTLLHCAARHGHRDILAYLAEAWGMDIEASNRDYKRPLHEAASMGHRDCVRYLLGRGAAVDCLKKADWTPLMMACARKNLEVIQDLVEHGANPLLQNKDGWNSFHIASREGDPEILQYLLSVSPAAWKTESKIRRTPLHTAGNTSAPNLITPSAMHGCLEAVKVLLNRCEYEPDCRDKCGVTPFMDAIQCGHVNIARLLLATQKEGHTSTVQTLLSLGADINSKDERNRSALHLACAGQHSACVEFLLQSGLKDSPDVSGTLAQQLTKRTDILQCFDRTVAT encoded by the exons ATGGCCGTGCCCGGGGATCGCCAGGAGGCCGCAGCGGCCGCGCGGGTGCCGGAGCCGTGTCCCAAGCGGCTGTTCCGGCTGGTGCAGGACGGCCGGCTGCGCGCGCTGCGGGACGAGCTGCAGAGGGTGGGAGGCTGGGCTGCGGGGGCCGGCTGTCCGGGGCCGGCCGGAGACACCCTCCTGCACTGCGCCGCCCGCCACGGGCACCGGGACATCCTGGCCTACCTGGCCGAGGCCTGGGGGATGGACATCGAGGCCTCCAACCGAGACTACAAGCGGCCTCTGCACGAGGCTGCCTCCATGGGCCACCGGGATTGCGTGCGCTACCTGCTGGGCCGAGGAGCCGCCGTTGACTGCCTGAAGAAGGCGGACTG GACGCCTCTGATGATGGCTTGCGCAAGGAAGAATCTCGAGGTGATCCAAGACCTTGTGGAGCACGGCGCCAATCCACTCCTGCAAAACAAAGATGGCTGGAATAGCTTCCATATTGCCAGCCGAGAAGGTGACCCAGAGATCCTCCAGTACCTGCTCAGTGTTTCCCCAGCGGCCTGGAAGACAGAAAGCAAAATCAGAAGGACTCCTCTGCACACTGCAG gCAATACCAGTGCTCCTAATTTAATTACTCCATCTG CAATGCATGGATGTTTAGAGGCAGTAAAGGTGCTTCTTaacag GTGCGAGTATGAACCAGACTGCAGGGACAAATGTGGCGTGACCCCCTTTATGGACGCCATACAGTGTGGCCATGTCAACATCGCCAGGCTGCTCCTTGCAACACAGAAG GAAGGGCATACAAGCACAGTTCAGACTCTCTTATCCTTGGGTGCTGATATCAACTCTAAAGATGAAAGAAATCGATCAG CCCTGCACCTGGCCTGCGCCGGTCAGCACTCGGCTTGCGTTGAGTTTCTTCTGCAGTCTGGACTGAAGGATTCTCCAGATGTATCAGGCACCCTGGCTCAGCAGCTCACAAAGAGAACCGACATCCTTCAGTGCTTTGACCGAACAGTAGCAACGTAG
- the ANKRD16 gene encoding ankyrin repeat domain-containing protein 16 isoform X2, whose amino-acid sequence MAVPGDRQEAAAAARVPEPCPKRLFRLVQDGRLRALRDELQRVGGWAAGAGCPGPAGDTLLHCAARHGHRDILAYLAEAWGMDIEASNRDYKRPLHEAASMGHRDCVRYLLGRGAAVDCLKKADWTPLMMACARKNLEVIQDLVEHGANPLLQNKDGWNSFHIASREGDPEILQYLLSVSPAAWKTESKIRRTPLHTAGNTSAPNLITPSAMHGCLEAVKVLLNRCEYEPDCRDKCGVTPFMDAIQCGHVNIARLLLATQKASFSAVDTLGAQAVHRAAVTGQNEALRFLVSDLSIDVDVRTPAGLTALHFAAKEGHTSTVQTLLSLGADINSKDERNRSALHLACAGQHSACVEFLLQSGLKDSPDVSGTLAQQLTKRTDILQCFDRTVAT is encoded by the exons ATGGCCGTGCCCGGGGATCGCCAGGAGGCCGCAGCGGCCGCGCGGGTGCCGGAGCCGTGTCCCAAGCGGCTGTTCCGGCTGGTGCAGGACGGCCGGCTGCGCGCGCTGCGGGACGAGCTGCAGAGGGTGGGAGGCTGGGCTGCGGGGGCCGGCTGTCCGGGGCCGGCCGGAGACACCCTCCTGCACTGCGCCGCCCGCCACGGGCACCGGGACATCCTGGCCTACCTGGCCGAGGCCTGGGGGATGGACATCGAGGCCTCCAACCGAGACTACAAGCGGCCTCTGCACGAGGCTGCCTCCATGGGCCACCGGGATTGCGTGCGCTACCTGCTGGGCCGAGGAGCCGCCGTTGACTGCCTGAAGAAGGCGGACTG GACGCCTCTGATGATGGCTTGCGCAAGGAAGAATCTCGAGGTGATCCAAGACCTTGTGGAGCACGGCGCCAATCCACTCCTGCAAAACAAAGATGGCTGGAATAGCTTCCATATTGCCAGCCGAGAAGGTGACCCAGAGATCCTCCAGTACCTGCTCAGTGTTTCCCCAGCGGCCTGGAAGACAGAAAGCAAAATCAGAAGGACTCCTCTGCACACTGCAG gCAATACCAGTGCTCCTAATTTAATTACTCCATCTG CAATGCATGGATGTTTAGAGGCAGTAAAGGTGCTTCTTaacag GTGCGAGTATGAACCAGACTGCAGGGACAAATGTGGCGTGACCCCCTTTATGGACGCCATACAGTGTGGCCATGTCAACATCGCCAGGCTGCTCCTTGCAACACAGAAG GCTTCCTTTTCAGCCGTGGATACCCTGGGAGCCCAGGCTGTGCACAGGGCAGCCGTCACAGGGCAGAACGAAGCCCTCCGATTCCTGGTCTCCGACCTCAGCATCGACGTGGATGTGAGAACGCCTGCCGGCCTCACGGCACTGCATTTCGCAGCTAAG GAAGGGCATACAAGCACAGTTCAGACTCTCTTATCCTTGGGTGCTGATATCAACTCTAAAGATGAAAGAAATCGATCAG CCCTGCACCTGGCCTGCGCCGGTCAGCACTCGGCTTGCGTTGAGTTTCTTCTGCAGTCTGGACTGAAGGATTCTCCAGATGTATCAGGCACCCTGGCTCAGCAGCTCACAAAGAGAACCGACATCCTTCAGTGCTTTGACCGAACAGTAGCAACGTAG